Below is a genomic region from uncultured Fibrobacter sp..
GAGGTCGGCGATAGTCGCGTGGCCCTGGATGCCGCCCTGCGGGCGTGCATTGCCGCGATTGTTATCGCGGCCGCGGCCACCGAAGTTGCCGCGGGGACCGCCAACTCGCTGGCCGCGAGGGCCACTGGCTCCCGCACCGGCAACGCCGTCGGTCTGTTCCTGCTTCATCGAGAGACTGATACGTTTCTGGTTCGCATCCACAGCGACCACGCGCACCTTCACGACGTCGCCCACGGTGAGGACTTCCTTCGCGTCGGTCACGTACTTGTCGCTGATTTCGGAAATGTGAACAAGGCCATCCTGGTGAACGCCGATATCCACAAACGCACCGAAGTTAGCGACGTTGGTCACGACACCTTCCATCCAGCTGCCCGTCACAAGGTCGTTGATAGTCTTGATGCGGTCATCGAACTTCGCATAACGGAATTCCTTACGCGGGTCACGGCTCGGTTTCTGGAGTTCCTTCAAGATATCTTCCAAGGTAGCCTTACCCACTTCGTCGGAGAGGAACTCGTCGAGCTTGATTGCCTTCACCGCTTCGGCATTGCCGACCATGTCCTTCACCGGAACGCCGACCTTTTCGGCCATCTGTTCCACGAGGGCGTAGTTTTCGGGGTGCACGGCGGAATCGTCGAGCGGGTTTTCAGCACCCGGGATGCGCATGAAGCCCGCAGCCTGTTCGAAGGCCTTCGGGCCGAATCCCTTCACCTTCTTCAAGTCGTCGCGGCTTGCAAAGGCGCCGTTCTCTTCGCGGTACTTCACAATCGCTTCGGAGAGCGTGTTGCTGAGGCCTGCCACATGAGAGAGGAGCGGGGCGGATGCGCTGTTCACGTCGACACCGACCATGTTCACGCAGCTTTCCACCACTTCGTCGAGACGCTTCTTGAGTTCGCGCTGGTTCACGTCGTGCTGGTACTGACCAACACCGATGGACTGCGGATCGACCTTCACGAGTTCGGCAAGCGGGTCCTGCAGGCGGCGACCAATAGAAATAGCGCCACGGGTCGTCACGTCTTCCTTCGGGAATTCCTGAATAGCAATCATGCTTGCGCTGTACACCGAAGCTCCGGCTTCGGAAACGATGACGCGCGGCGGCACCTTGCCCTTGAACTTGAGAGCCATCTCGCCACAGAAGGCATCGGTCTCGCGGCTTGCGGTACCGTTGCCGATAGCGATGAGGTCAATCTTATACTTGTCGATAAGCTGCATCAGGTAGACAGCCGCGCCAGCCTTGTCGTTGTGCGGTTCATGCGGCTTGATGATGCCGTGGTCCAAGAACTTGCCGTTCTCGTCGAGCACGGCCACCTTGCAACCCGTACGGAAACCCGGGTCGAGAGCGAGCACAGCCTTGTGGC
It encodes:
- a CDS encoding helix-hairpin-helix domain-containing protein; translated protein: HKAVLALDPGFRTGCKVAVLDENGKFLDHGIIKPHEPHNDKAGAAVYLMQLIDKYKIDLIAIGNGTASRETDAFCGEMALKFKGKVPPRVIVSEAGASVYSASMIAIQEFPKEDVTTRGAISIGRRLQDPLAELVKVDPQSIGVGQYQHDVNQRELKKRLDEVVESCVNMVGVDVNSASAPLLSHVAGLSNTLSEAIVKYREENGAFASRDDLKKVKGFGPKAFEQAAGFMRIPGAENPLDDSAVHPENYALVEQMAEKVGVPVKDMVGNAEAVKAIKLDEFLSDEVGKATLEDILKELQKPSRDPRKEFRYAKFDDRIKTINDLVTGSWMEGVVTNVANFGAFVDIGVHQDGLVHISEISDKYVTDAKEVLTVGDVVKVRVVAVDANQKRISLSMKQEQTDGVAGAGASGPRGQRVGGPRGNFGGRGRDNNRGNARPQGGIQGHATIADLKNKIAGKERPGFAPKKPAAPVQVGKLNSMLKQIMKKAK